In Paenibacillus hexagrammi, the following are encoded in one genomic region:
- the fur gene encoding ferric iron uptake transcriptional regulator produces the protein MHSTLDKIKKQLTVKGFKLTPQREATVRVLLEHEDDHLSAEDVYILVKAKFPEIGLATVYRTLELLSELHVVEKINFGDGVARYDLRNESQEHHHHHLICLTCGSVEEIKEDWLLPLELRLEQEFQFKVLDHRLDFQGTCRECLSKAE, from the coding sequence ATGCATTCAACTTTAGATAAAATAAAGAAACAGCTTACCGTTAAAGGCTTCAAGCTTACGCCTCAACGGGAAGCAACCGTTCGAGTGCTGCTGGAGCACGAAGACGATCACTTAAGCGCTGAAGATGTGTACATTCTCGTTAAAGCCAAATTCCCTGAAATCGGTCTAGCTACCGTATATCGTACGTTGGAGCTGCTAAGCGAGCTGCATGTCGTGGAGAAGATTAACTTTGGTGACGGTGTGGCCCGGTATGATTTACGCAATGAAAGCCAGGAGCATCATCATCATCATTTGATTTGCTTGACATGTGGAAGTGTAGAGGAAATTAAGGAGGATTGGCTGCTGCCGCTGGAGCTTCGCCTCGAACAGGAGTTTCAATTCAAGGTTCTTGATCATCGGCTTGATTTTCAAGGCACTTGTCGGGAGTGTCTGAGTAAAGCCGAGTAG